Within the Phaseolus vulgaris cultivar G19833 chromosome 9, P. vulgaris v2.0, whole genome shotgun sequence genome, the region AAGACTCTCAATTGGAACTAATGGAAACAAAATGAGGTAGAAGATTCACAAAGATGGGCCAAATCATAAACTCTAATGATAGTGTTATGTGTGTCCAAACTACACAATCTAATCTTCATGTGCAAACTAATGTCACCTTATAAATAATAACCGTTGTTGGAAACTTGACATAAAAAACCAAATTACACATTTTACACTTGagactaaattaattttttttaaatcatataaaaaattgaatagaaaaataCTATAGGTATAGGAACAAAAGgataattaaacttaaaaaaaagtgGGACCATGAGAAATGATAACCGCAAAGACGGTGCGTAGTGAATGAAGCATAGAGAAGCCACGTAATGGGAAGAAAGCCCAAAGGCCCCAAACCACAGAGGGTAGCagaggaaataaaaacaaaaagaaaagagaatataAAAGAGAATGAGAAGAATGAATATCTAATCCCAAAACACAATTTACAAACCCATCCCTCACctcatatttctttttttctttttttctttccacaaaacaacttaataaataaaattgactAACAGAAACCCAACCCCATTCCCACCATGGACCTCAACCCCCACACGGCGCAACGCCCCGCCACCCACCGCTGCTCTTGAGATGTTCCCGCCGCCGCAGCCACTGACGACACTCCCTTCCCTGCCGGATCTCATCCTCACGGCCCTCTCCGTCTGCTTCCTTGTCTCCTCCTCCAAGCCAAACATCGCCTCCACCCGCTGCCCCTTCCCACGCCGCTTCCTCAAATTCCCCGCCATGTCCCTCACCGCAACACCCTCCAAAAACACCTCCACAGCCACCGCCCTCAACACCCTCCCCCCGCGCCGTCACAGCTTCGCGTCCCCGCAATCCCTCTCCGACTGGCTCAAGCCCCGCCTCCCCTCAGACTCTTTCGCCTCGTGGGGCGTCAAGCCCGGCACCAAAAACGTGCACAACCTCTGGCTCGAAGTCTCCCAGGGCGAAACGTCCCTCGCCGACTCCACCCCTCCGATTCGGACCGTCCACGTCGTCCTCGTCCGCGTCACCGCCAAAGACGGCAAGCTCCTCGTCGAGTCGCACCAGGAGTTGTCCGATGGAAACGTACGGAAGCGCGGCAGGCCCTTATCAGAGAAGATGAAGCCCAACGAGGACCCCGAGTCCGCCGCCGTCAGAGGCATTTTCGAAGAGCTTGGCTCTGCGATTGTTGGTGCCGGACCCAATCCCGAATTCGCTGACATTGTCACCATCGATCCCAATTCGTACGAGATGCGGGTCGAGGAGCGCGACTCGGGTTCCTACCCGGGTTTGCCGGGTTGCTACGTTTTGCACACGGTCAGCGCCACAGTTGAGGGTTTGCCCGATGGTGATTTTTGCACGTACGAGGTTGATGAGTACGAAGGGGTTTTAGATGAGAAGAATCTTGCGGACAGAGCTGTCTCTGTGAAGAAGCATTATTGGACTTGGGTTAGTGCTGATTCCATCCACACTTGATTCATATATACctccttttctatttttatagtTGAGTTTAAGCTGacaattttttctctctttctgtTGCAACTTTTTATGGATATCATATGAAATATTGATAGCATCGGTTTTTTACTTGTAATATAGTTTTTGAGATAATAAGGTTGGGGCAAATTATGAGAGTGAAGCTGCTACTTGTACATCATGTCAATAAACCACGGCCATAAAATTTGCTGTTATTCTGCCTTTTCTTTATTCTCTTTTATAACTTCACTGATCTGCATTCTGTC harbors:
- the LOC137821594 gene encoding uncharacterized protein, with the protein product MFPPPQPLTTLPSLPDLILTALSVCFLVSSSKPNIASTRCPFPRRFLKFPAMSLTATPSKNTSTATALNTLPPRRHSFASPQSLSDWLKPRLPSDSFASWGVKPGTKNVHNLWLEVSQGETSLADSTPPIRTVHVVLVRVTAKDGKLLVESHQELSDGNVRKRGRPLSEKMKPNEDPESAAVRGIFEELGSAIVGAGPNPEFADIVTIDPNSYEMRVEERDSGSYPGLPGCYVLHTVSATVEGLPDGDFCTYEVDEYEGVLDEKNLADRAVSVKKHYWTWVSADSIHT